From Vibrio aerogenes, a single genomic window includes:
- a CDS encoding helix-turn-helix domain-containing protein produces MANPGPTKATGSYIEENAAKPTGGRLTAAEIHHYIKEEFGKDYHSDHIYTLLKKKWDFRGSLPAPDTLNSQAPLRKILKKSK; encoded by the coding sequence ATGGCTAACCCCGGACCAACAAAGGCAACTGGCTCATACATTGAGGAAAACGCAGCGAAACCTACAGGCGGGCGATTGACGGCTGCAGAGATACATCACTATATTAAGGAAGAGTTCGGCAAGGATTATCACTCTGATCACATCTACACTTTATTGAAAAAAAAATGGGATTTTCGTGGATCACTTCCCGCTCCAGACACCCTAAACAGTCAGGCTCCGCTCAGAAAGATTTTAAAAAAATCAAAATAG